From one Plasmodium coatneyi strain Hackeri chromosome 9, complete sequence genomic stretch:
- a CDS encoding RNA binding protein has product MTEHCLYVHNLTKNVSEDHLKEIFMNFGNLKDVHISLNEENVTGTNGGGKFISAKVKFENEMDAKVAKEYMNGGQIDGKTISIKYEHEGKSKGKHKHTNKKDSIKREHKERASGEKRKRLKDDRRSSSSPSRLSEYSSRRSSSTQVRRKKKSTRKR; this is encoded by the coding sequence ATGACTGAACACTGCCTGTACGTTCATAActtaacaaaaaatgtaagcgAAGATCACctgaaggaaatttttatgaattttgGGAACTTAAAGGACGTCCACATTTCGCtcaatgaggaaaatgtaaCTGGGACCAACGGCGGGGGGAAGTTCATAAGCGCCAAAGTAAAATTTGAAAACGAAATGGATGCGAAAGTCGCAAAGGAATATATGAATGGTGGACAGATTGATGGGAAAACTATTTCgataaaatatgaacatgAGGGGAAGAGCAAGGGGAAGCATAAacatacaaataaaaaggacaGTATTAAGAGGGAACATAAGGAGAGGGCTAGCGGTGAGAAAAGGAAACGCCTCAAAGATGACCGAAGGTCCAGCTCGTCCCCTTCGCGCTTGTCGGAGTATTCCAGCAGGAGGTCCTCCAGTACACAGGTGCggcggaagaagaaaagtaccCGAAAAAGGTGA
- a CDS encoding Structural maintenance of chromosome protein, which translates to MQKKGNNRSEPNESKGDEQDEFGSGLDTDRDKNEGSSNIMVTSGKVDDQDFNNFINEEYLDGSEESSFNSSITKPIHLDYANEGKKYAVLKGMYSEGGEDKEETLKKVPPEDGAKQTMQLTKGAALVGINKEGAVQKGGGKADQGVGPLEQQKETHENSVKDVNSVGNDHGENLACVPRSETGSEVTQRGGPLGRVPPSSGILPVSTAQMEFPNEYLNNSSLASSMAYRENELCSIKYLIVCNFKSYEGENIIGPFSKFTAIIGPNGSGKSNIMDCICFVLGIHNKCLRVKSMKQLIHHKENEKVELLKKRKCYVKLILESNKETVEIKRTLNYRGGSNYYINEKLVEHKEYIAFLKKNRIETKTKTCLIFQGDIEDVINKKPNELAKLFEYISGSDEYEQVYEDMKEKLKEKQMTCKSYLNEKKKIEQEIKIHKMQISDNIEQNQLKEEHEQDVKTFYLFRLFHLHRKKEKLKEDLLTYKEEKIEFEQEVLSKDKELANHLEKNKLLKKKSLLKVEDEIRNYRVELNQLKVALNEINEKKKFNQDNLVKVQANQKLQMNIQTHCTKFSENLHEQVKEQSKKLRMEISNKLGVILKFMEKYNHVKSYIKERHTTMYDNLMKVQHRFRLSSGADKDGKTSDLTEEEETIFEKCNLLDVLENLSEYKKCKEKYLYLCANSNISINNYNSLANGLKKDIKELQEECDNLSRKKQKEVLDYEAEKLTMDEVTGRVNTLNSLIEGDKKKVENLKVHLRELHQTISQKEKRIEQLDNEVNILNIHKNELIHFERKKETISNLKNLFGEDQIYDEVSSLYEVNNHVYFTAVNNAIHKYNNFLVVRNVDIAAKCIKYLKDNKLHKMDFIPLDNFVKNLKRKKGQRTHGGGPHEENDHSEETWHEEDNHMMEKIMNTFKKKNIVLANNCIVCEEQYKVLFDYLIGKNTLIVERIKDAEEVRSKFPQLNANMVTLNGHIISKHNNLIVDISSTHGDKERYNNKRLNISMYNKILTEKEECRSTISDCNQKIIQTNEQINKTNYELELNKKKAASLLIKKGIFEKEVEGKEATIQNYEERITKIRDVQMKKKMDSLQNYESELMKERKGLASFQKDSFKILNERFQMDNIYEAIEKSSKEMEKIDDNIDRIKNNIKKLKDDINELTDKRNEIQLFHKKEKIANQEENIKLDLYKLDQEEKDQMDKMNETEKAIQERENERANHLKNLAQINQELNDLRDRINSNFEKYETMQSKLDNCRKKILIYVTLVKDLISECDMNGVNVFTSSYAIADQQVGQQDDKPLAGKKAGRSTRKGRVSKLLQGSEEEDDSDVGSAGTGSSTRGSGSDDEEENAVDITLANISFDALPEELKQMDNEQEINTEQDKLEKEIEKKKKLLKMRNINTSAEKEYENLLSKLKNIDASLSNERKECNLFERNFRILQKKRSYKFLHCFNYIKNVIDNVYNNLTYNVKHHVGGQAFLDLFNLNEFNKDDEPFYCGIRYNNMPPMKRFFQISELSGGEKSMSALALIFSIQKYISNSFIILDEVDANMDPIKMSALARYLNSINSQVIVISLKEKFFSKSQTLIGVYKNKHKKCSRTVTLDICRYRQEA; encoded by the coding sequence ATgcaaaagaaagggaataatCGTAGCGAACCCAATGAGAGCAAAGGCGATGAGCAGGACGAGTTCGGAAGCGGACTCGATACGGACAGAGACAAAAACGAAGGATCCAGCAATATAATGGTAACCTCAGGGAAGGTGGACGATCAAGACTTTAACAACTTTATTAATGAGGAATATCTGGATGGGTCAGAAGAGTcttcttttaattcttccattACCAAGCCGATTCATTTGGATTATGCGAATGAGGGGAAAAAGTATGCCGTGCTGAAGGGGATGTATAGTGAAGGTGGGGAGGATAAGGAGGAGACCCTGAAGAAGGTACCTCCAGAGGATGGTGCGAAACAGACGATGCAGTTAACTAAAGGGGCTGCACTAGTTGGTATCAACAAAGAGGGGGCAGTCCAGAAGGGTGGAGGAAAAGCAGACCAAGGAGTTGGCCCGCTAGAACAGCAGAAGGAAACGCATGAGAACAGCGTGAAGGACGTGAATTCGGTTGGCAACGATCATGGGGAGAACCTTGCGTGCGTACCGAGGAGTGAAACGGGGAGTGAAGTCACCCAGAGAGGAGGCCCCCTAGGAAGAGTTCCTCCGTCAAGTGGTATCCTCCCTGTTAGTACCGCCCAGATGGAGTTCCCGAATGAGTACCTCAACAATAGTAGTTTAGCCTCCAGTATGGCGTATCGAGAAAATGAGCTCTGCTCGATCAAGTACCTAATTGTGTGTAATTTTAAAAGCTacgagggggaaaatatcatCGGGCCGTTTTCCAAATTTACAGCCATAATAGGTCCAAACGGGTCAGGAAAGTCGAACATAATGGACTGCATATGCTTCGTTCTAGGAATACACAATAAATGCTTGAGGGTGAAAAGTATGAAACAGTTGATTCATCataaggagaatgaaaaagtggaattgctgaagaagaggaagtgcTATGTGAAGCTCATCCTGGAAAGCAACAAAGAGACCGTCGAAATAAAGAGGACCTTAAACTACAGAGGTGGGAGCAACTACTACATTAATGAGAAGCTCGTCGAGCATAAGGAGTACATTgcctttttgaagaaaaatagaatagAAACGAAAACGAAAACCTGCCTAATTTTCCAGGGAGATATAGAAGATGTAATAAACAAGAAACCAAACGAGCTAGCCAAACTGTTCGAATATATAAGCGGGTCAGACGAATATGAACAAGTCTATGAAGACATGAAGGAAAAGCTGAAGGAGAAACAAATGACCTGCAAAAGTTACctcaatgaaaaaaaaaaaatcgagcAAGAAATTAAGATACATAAAATGCAGATCAGTGATAATATAGAACAGAACCAACTGAAGGAGGAACACGAGCAAGACGTGAAGACGTTTTACCTTTTCAGACTTTTCCACCTTcataggaagaaggaaaagctgAAGGAAGACCTACTGACCTATAAAGAGGAGAAGATCGAATTCGAGCAGGAGGTTCTCAGCAAGGATAAAGAGCTTGCCAACCAtttggagaaaaacaaacttttgaaaaaaaaaagtctacTTAAAGTGGAGGACGAGATTAGGAACTACCGGGTAGAATTGAACCAACTGAAGGTGGCCCTCAACGAaattaatgaaaagaagaagtttaACCAAGATAATTTAGTCAAAGTGCAGGCTAACCAGAAGCTACAAATGAACATACAAACGCACTGCACGAAATTTTCGGAAAATCTACACGAACAGGTGAAGGAGCAGAGTAAGAAGCTTCGAATGGAGATTTCAAACAAACTGGGGGTCATCCTAAAATTCATGGAAAAGTACAACCACGTGAAGAGCTACATTAAGGAGAGGCACACCACCATGTATGATAACCTCATGAAGGTGCAGCATAGATTCCGCTTAAGCAGCGGTGCAGATAAGGATGGAAAGACGTCTGATCTAaccgaggaagaagaaacaatatttgaaaaatgcaaCCTGCTAGATGTGTTAGAAAATTTAAGTGAGTATAAAAAGTGCAAGGAGAAGTATTTGTACCTCTGCGCTAACAGTAACATCAGCATAAACAATTACAACTCTCTGGCGAACGGGCTGAAGAAGGACATTAAGGAGCTGCAGGAAGAGTGCGATAATCTGTctaggaagaagcagaaggaggTTCTTGACTATGAAGCGGAAAAACTTACCATGGATGAGGTGACAGGACGTGTGAACACATTGAATAGTCTCATCGAAGGGGATaagaaaaaggtggaaaatttgAAGGTACACTTGAGAGAGCTCCACCAAACCATCtcacaaaaggaaaaacgaatAGAACAACTGGACAACGAAGTGAACATAttaaatatacacaaaaatgaattaatacattttgaaaggaaaaaagagaccatttccaatttgaaaaatctGTTCGGAGAGGACCAGATATATGATGAGGTCAGTTCCCTCTATGAAGTCAACAACCACGTTTACTTCACTGCCGTTAATAATGCAATCCACAAGTACAATAACTTTCTCGTTGTAAGAAATGTCGACATCGCAGCGAAGTGTATTAAGTACCTGAAGGATAATAAGCTACACAAGATGGACTTCATTCCGCTTGacaattttgtgaagaaTTTAAAGCGGAAGAAGGGTCAGCGCACACATGGGGGGGGACCACACGAAGAGAATGACCACTCAGAGGAAACTTGGCACGAGGAAGACAACCACATGATGGAAAAGATAATGAACACgtttaagaagaagaatatcgTGTTGGCAAATAACTGCATCGTATGTGAAGAACAGTACAAAGTTCTGTTTGATTACCTCATAGGGAAGAACACCCTGATCGTTGAGCGAATAAAAGACGCAGAGGAGGTGAGGAGTAAATTCCCACAGTTGAATGCAAACATGGTAACACTAAATGGGCACATCATATCCAAGCATAACAATCTAATCGTAGACATATCATCCACACACGGTGATAAAGAAAGgtacaataataaaagatTGAACATTAGCATGTATAATAAAATACTGACCGAAAAAGAGGAGTGCAGAAGTACCATCAGCGACTGCAACCAGAAAATCATCCAAACGAATGAACAGATTAACAAAACGAATTACGAACTAgagttaaataaaaaaaaagctgccAGTTTGTTGATTAAAAAAGGCATCTTCGAGAAGGAAGTAGAGGGAAAAGAAGCCACCATACAGAAttatgaagaaagaattacaaaaataagggacgtacaaatgaaaaaaaaaatggacagtCTACAAAACTACGAATCCGAACTGATgaaggaacgaaaaggaTTGGCATCCTTCCAAAAGGACTCTTTTAAAATACTCAATGAAAGATTCCAGATGGATAATATTTACGAAGCCATTGAAAAGAGTTccaaagaaatggaaaaaatagacgATAATATTGAtcgcataaaaaataatataaaaaaattaaaggacgACATTAACGAACTGACGGATAAACGAAACGAAATTCAACTCtttcacaaaaaggagaaaattgcaaatcaggaggaaaatatcaAACTGGATCTGTACAAACTGGACCAGGAAGAGAAGGACCAAATGGATAAAATGAACGAAACGGAGAAGGCCATTCAGGAGAGGGAAAACGAACGAGCCAATCATCTAAAGAACCTTGCCCAGATTAACCAGGAGTTGAACGACCTTAGAGACAGAATAAATAGCAACTTTGAAAAGTACGAAACGATGCAAAGTAAGTTGGACAACTGTCGAAAGAAGATTCTCATTTATGTTACGCTGGTTAAGGATCTCATAAGCGAGTGTGACATGAATGGCGTGAATGTGTTCACCTCGAGCTACGCCATTGCAGATCAGCAGGTTGGTCAACAGGATGATAAGCCGTTAGCCGGGAAAAAGGCAGGACGGTCCACGCGGAAGGGTCGTGTTAGTAAACTTCTACAAGGCAgtgaggaggaggacgactCAGACGTGGGAAGCGCCGGAACTGGAAGCAGCACCCGTGGTAGTGGTAGTGACGATGAGGAAGAGAACGCGGTAGATATAACTCTAGCGAATATCTCCTTCGATGCACTCCCAGAGGAGTTAAAACAAATGGACAACGAGCAGGAAATCAACACAGAGCAGGACAAACTGGAAAAggaaatcgaaaaaaaaaaaaaactactaaaaatgaggaatataAACACAAGTGCAGAAAAGGAGTACGAAAATTTACTCTCCAAGTTGAAAAATATAGATGCTTCCTTATCAAATGAACGAAAGGAGTGTAATCTGTTTGAGAGAAATTTCAGgatcttacaaaaaaaaagatcgtacaaatttttgcactGTTTTAACTACATAAAGAATGTTATTGACAACGTGTATAACAACTTAACCTACAATGTGAAGCACCATGTCGGAGGACAAGCGTTTCTGGACCTGTTCAATCTAAACGAATTCAACAAAGACGATGAACCCTTTTATTGTGGTATTCGGTACAATAATATGCCACCCATGAAACGTTTCTTTCAGATAAGTGAGTTAAGTGGGGGAGAAAAGAGCATGAGTGCACTGGcattaatattttccattcaGAAATATATTAGTAACTCCTTTATCATTTTGGACGAAGTTGACGCCAATATGGATCCCATTAAAATGAGTGCACTCGCCAGGTACCTTAACTCCATTAACAGTCAGGTCATAGTCATTTCCCTCAAGGAGAAGTTTTTCAGCAAAAGTCAGACCCTCATCGGGGTGTACAAGAACAAGCACAAGAAGTGTTCCCGCACGGTTACCCTCGACATTTGCCGCTACCGCCAGGAGGCCTAA